A stretch of DNA from Anaerolineales bacterium:
AGGATGGATGGTGCCGGGTATGTAGTCAGGCGTAGTTTGCATGACCCGAAGAACATCCGTATGGCCAAGAAGGCCATTCGCACAGCCTTCGAAACCCAAAAGCGCGGCCTGGGCTTCTCGATGGTTGAGCTGCTCTCCACATGCAACACTAACTGGGGCGTGAGCGTGCAGGAATCGCTGACCTGGCTAGTCGACCATATGATCCCGGTGTACCCAATACAAGACTTCAAGGTCTCTCTTGGCCTCGAAGGATTCAAGGCTTAGAGGAGGAGCAGATTATGCAGACTGAAGTCATCTTCTCTGGGTTTGGCGGTCAGGGTGCCCTGTTTGCTGGGCAGGTGCTGGCCTTTGCGGCCATGGATGCCGGTCATGCTGTAACCTGGATGCCCTCTTATGGGCCAGAGATGCGCGGTGGCACCGCTAATTGCACAGTGGTTATTGCTGATGAAGAAATTGGTTCACCCACCATAAAAAACCCAAAAGCTGCCGTGGTGATGAACCTTCCTTCACTGGACAAGTTCGAACCCCATATCGTCCCAGGCGGCGTGCTCATTGTTAATTCATCCCTGGTCAACCGCGACCCTGTCCGCACAGACATCACCTGGGTGATGATCCCCGCCCAGGAGATCGCCGAGACGATCGGACCCAGACGCTTGCTAAACATGGTCATGCTGGGAGCTTTGATCGAAAAATTGCCCATCCTGACCGTGGATGATTTGAAGGAAGCCCTGAGTCATCATCTACCTGAGCGGCATAAGAAATTATTGCCCAGTAATCTTTCAGCACTGGAACGTGGTGCAGCCTTCGCACGCGGCGAGTTTACGATCGAGAAGGCAGTATCTAGTAGCCAGGAGCCAGTCGAAACAATCGCCCCGACATCTGTTTAAAACCAGACCGGGTCTAAATAAACGCAGGAAGGAGCTCACGTGGCCCAACGAAACCCATCCCTGCGAAAAGTGGGGTTCATCATATTTTCAGTTGCCATTGTTATGGCGGCACTTCTGATTCTAGTTAAGGCTGTCCCTGACCTCGAATCAACGTTGTATGGGTTCATCAAGTTTAACTACCCGCGTTTGTATTCATTATCCTGCCCGGTATTGATGACTCCTCTGGATCAGCTGCCAGTAACAATTCGCCT
This window harbors:
- a CDS encoding 2-oxoacid:ferredoxin oxidoreductase subunit gamma, with the protein product MQTEVIFSGFGGQGALFAGQVLAFAAMDAGHAVTWMPSYGPEMRGGTANCTVVIADEEIGSPTIKNPKAAVVMNLPSLDKFEPHIVPGGVLIVNSSLVNRDPVRTDITWVMIPAQEIAETIGPRRLLNMVMLGALIEKLPILTVDDLKEALSHHLPERHKKLLPSNLSALERGAAFARGEFTIEKAVSSSQEPVETIAPTSV